A single region of the Pseudomonas solani genome encodes:
- a CDS encoding acyl-CoA dehydrogenase C-terminal domain-containing protein, translated as MPSYKAPLRDTRFLLNEVFDFPAHYRALANGGEATPDMVDAILGECAKLCEEVIAPLYHSGDEEGCHLENGDVRTPKGYKEAYDAYVAGGWQGLSHPVEYGGQGLPMSLGALKQEMLGTANWPFSMYPGLSLGAMNTLMQHGTEEQKRTYLTPLTEGRWAGTMCLTEPQCGTDLGQVKTRADANADGSYALTGTKIFISSGDHDLTENIIHIVLARLPDAPKGTRGISLFIVPKFLPGADGGLGPRNGVSCGALEKKMGIKASSTCVMNFDSATGYLIGPPNKGLECMFTFMNSARIGTAIQGVATAELAYQGALAYARERRSMRALSGTKEPGEVADVLMHHGDVRRMLLTQKAVAEGGRALVYLATQYADRMIEGILQNDTAKYEHWDDKLGFLTPILKGCLTELGLESANLGMQVFGGHGYIREHGMEQIVRDARIATLYEGTTGIQALDLLGRKVLLMTQGKAVRDFSGQVARFALDLLKTEPAMRGRALTLLKIAGQWNVLTLRIALRARKDRDLVGTASHDFLMYSGYAALAYAWALQEAAARRLLRDGGTESEDFYRAKLATSAFYFDRLLPRAKGHAAAMTKPTASVMGLPGEHFVFD; from the coding sequence ATGCCCAGCTACAAGGCGCCCCTGCGCGACACCCGTTTCCTGCTCAACGAGGTCTTCGACTTCCCCGCCCACTACCGCGCCCTGGCCAATGGCGGCGAAGCCACGCCGGACATGGTCGACGCCATCCTCGGCGAGTGCGCGAAGCTCTGCGAAGAGGTCATCGCCCCGCTCTACCACAGCGGCGACGAGGAAGGCTGCCACCTGGAGAACGGCGACGTGCGCACGCCCAAGGGCTACAAGGAAGCCTACGACGCCTATGTGGCCGGCGGATGGCAGGGGCTCTCGCACCCGGTCGAGTACGGCGGCCAGGGCCTGCCCATGAGCCTCGGCGCCCTCAAGCAGGAGATGCTCGGCACCGCCAACTGGCCCTTCTCCATGTACCCGGGCCTGTCCCTCGGTGCCATGAACACCCTGATGCAGCACGGCACCGAGGAGCAGAAACGCACCTACCTGACGCCCCTCACCGAAGGCCGCTGGGCCGGCACCATGTGCCTCACCGAGCCCCAGTGCGGCACCGACCTGGGCCAGGTGAAGACCCGTGCCGACGCCAACGCCGACGGCAGCTACGCCCTCACCGGCACCAAGATCTTCATCTCCTCCGGCGACCACGACCTCACCGAGAACATCATCCACATCGTCCTCGCCCGCCTGCCCGACGCGCCCAAGGGCACCCGTGGCATCTCCCTGTTCATCGTGCCCAAGTTCCTCCCCGGCGCCGACGGCGGCCTCGGCCCGCGCAACGGCGTCAGCTGCGGCGCGCTGGAGAAGAAGATGGGGATCAAGGCCTCCAGCACCTGCGTGATGAACTTCGACAGCGCCACCGGCTACCTCATCGGCCCGCCGAACAAGGGCCTGGAATGCATGTTCACCTTCATGAACAGCGCACGCATCGGCACCGCCATCCAGGGCGTGGCCACCGCCGAACTGGCCTACCAGGGCGCCCTGGCCTATGCCCGCGAGCGCCGCTCCATGCGCGCCCTCTCCGGCACCAAGGAGCCGGGCGAGGTGGCCGACGTGCTGATGCACCATGGCGACGTGCGCCGCATGTTGCTGACCCAGAAGGCCGTGGCCGAGGGCGGCCGCGCGCTGGTCTACCTGGCCACCCAGTACGCCGACCGCATGATCGAAGGCATCCTGCAGAACGACACCGCCAAGTACGAGCACTGGGACGACAAGCTCGGCTTCCTCACCCCCATCCTCAAGGGCTGCCTCACCGAGCTGGGCCTGGAAAGCGCCAACCTCGGCATGCAGGTGTTCGGCGGCCATGGCTACATCCGCGAGCACGGTATGGAGCAGATCGTCCGCGACGCGCGCATCGCCACCCTCTACGAGGGCACCACCGGCATCCAGGCCCTCGACCTGCTCGGCCGCAAGGTGCTGCTGATGACCCAGGGCAAGGCCGTGCGCGACTTCAGCGGCCAGGTGGCGCGCTTCGCCCTCGACCTGCTGAAGACCGAGCCGGCCATGCGCGGCCGCGCCCTGACCCTGCTGAAGATCGCCGGCCAGTGGAACGTCCTGACCCTGCGCATCGCCCTGCGCGCCCGCAAGGACCGCGACCTGGTGGGCACCGCCAGCCACGACTTCCTCATGTACTCCGGCTACGCCGCCCTCGCCTACGCCTGGGCCCTGCAGGAAGCCGCCGCGCGCCGCCTGCTCCGTGATGGCGGCACCGAGTCGGAGGACTTCTACCGCGCCAAGCTGGCCACCAGCGCCTTCTACTTCGACCGCCTGCTGCCCCGCGCCAAGGGCCACGCCGCCGCCATGACCAAGCCCACTGCCTCGGTCATGGGCCTGCCGGGGGAGCACTTCGTCTTCGACTGA
- a CDS encoding DUF2167 domain-containing protein translates to MSIKELILAGLIAAAIPSAFAAKPEAPAEEPVAATQAEEEGEATIEEDGQTMSEEEFLASLNFQQGKVVIGDNLATLDVPEQFVFLAGEDAERVLTDAWGNPPDEVLPLGMILPKGISPLADESWAVTVEYEENGYVSDEDAADIDYGDMLKDMKEEAKADNKWRAENGYEPVQLIGWAAQPRYDAEGRKLHWAKELKFGDAETHTLNYNIRVLGRKGVLVLNFIANMDQLPTIEQNLPAVLAMTEFNPGNRYADFNPELDKVAAYGLGALIAGKVAAKAGLFAILLVFLKKFFFVPLAIGAWIINRIRGKKKEAPAEAQPQPAPEPQPVVVSEPAATVMDMNKDDKPKIVE, encoded by the coding sequence ATGTCGATCAAGGAACTGATCCTGGCCGGCCTTATCGCCGCCGCCATTCCTTCCGCATTCGCCGCCAAACCCGAAGCCCCCGCCGAAGAACCCGTTGCCGCCACCCAGGCGGAAGAGGAGGGCGAGGCCACCATCGAGGAAGATGGCCAGACGATGTCCGAGGAAGAGTTCCTCGCCAGCCTGAACTTCCAGCAGGGCAAGGTGGTGATCGGCGACAACCTCGCCACCCTCGACGTCCCCGAGCAGTTTGTCTTCCTCGCTGGTGAAGACGCCGAACGCGTGCTGACCGATGCCTGGGGCAACCCGCCGGATGAAGTCCTGCCGCTGGGCATGATTCTGCCCAAGGGCATCTCGCCACTGGCCGACGAGTCCTGGGCGGTGACGGTTGAGTACGAAGAGAACGGCTACGTCTCCGACGAAGATGCCGCTGACATCGACTACGGCGACATGCTCAAGGACATGAAGGAAGAGGCCAAGGCCGACAACAAGTGGCGTGCCGAGAACGGCTACGAGCCGGTGCAACTGATTGGCTGGGCCGCCCAGCCGCGCTACGACGCCGAAGGCCGCAAGCTGCACTGGGCCAAGGAGCTGAAGTTCGGCGACGCCGAGACCCACACCCTGAACTACAACATCCGCGTGCTGGGCCGTAAGGGCGTGCTGGTGCTGAACTTCATCGCCAACATGGACCAGCTGCCGACCATCGAGCAGAACCTGCCGGCGGTGCTGGCCATGACCGAGTTCAACCCGGGCAACCGCTACGCCGATTTCAACCCCGAGCTGGACAAGGTCGCGGCCTATGGCCTGGGCGCCCTGATCGCCGGCAAGGTCGCCGCCAAGGCCGGCCTGTTCGCCATACTCCTGGTGTTCCTGAAGAAGTTCTTCTTCGTGCCCCTGGCCATCGGCGCCTGGATCATCAACCGCATCCGCGGCAAGAAGAAGGAAGCACCCGCCGAGGCCCAGCCGCAGCCCGCTCCCGAACCGCAGCCCGTGGTGGTGAGCGAGCCGGCGGCGACGGTGATGGACATGAACAAGGACGACAAGCCCAAGATCGTCGAGTGA
- the cobT gene encoding nicotinate-nucleotide--dimethylbenzimidazole phosphoribosyltransferase produces the protein MNTFAWWLAECQPQDHVARTRAQARQDQLTKPRGALGQLEGLAITLAAMQGSDRPEVARPWFAVFAGDHGVVAEGVSAYPQAVTGEMLRNFVRGGAAISVLAHSLGATLELVDLGTAVPLEKLPGVLHLGLGAGTANFAREPAMSDAQCLAALEAGRASAVRAVESGADIYLGGEMGIGNTTAASALACALLGTPAAQLVGPGTGLDDKGVQHKAEVIERALALHSPHCHGPLESLRRLGGFEVAALAGAYLGCAQRGIPVLVDGFICSVAALCAVRMNPACRDWLLFSHRSAEPGHQAVLAELQAQTLLDLGLRLGEGSGAAIALPLLRLACDLHNGMATFAEAAVSDRPA, from the coding sequence ATGAACACCTTCGCGTGGTGGTTGGCCGAATGCCAGCCCCAGGACCATGTCGCCCGCACCCGGGCCCAGGCCCGCCAGGACCAACTGACCAAGCCCCGCGGTGCCCTGGGCCAGCTGGAAGGCCTGGCCATCACCCTGGCCGCCATGCAGGGCAGCGATCGCCCCGAGGTGGCGCGCCCCTGGTTCGCCGTGTTCGCCGGCGACCACGGCGTGGTGGCGGAGGGCGTTTCCGCCTACCCGCAGGCGGTGACCGGCGAGATGCTGCGCAACTTCGTGCGCGGCGGTGCGGCCATCAGCGTGCTGGCCCACAGCCTCGGCGCCACACTGGAACTGGTCGACCTGGGCACCGCCGTGCCCCTGGAAAAACTGCCCGGCGTGCTGCACCTGGGCCTGGGCGCCGGCACTGCCAACTTCGCCCGCGAGCCGGCCATGAGCGATGCCCAGTGCCTGGCCGCCCTGGAGGCCGGCCGCGCCAGCGCCGTGCGCGCGGTGGAGTCGGGCGCGGACATCTACCTCGGCGGCGAGATGGGCATCGGCAACACCACCGCCGCCAGCGCCCTGGCCTGCGCGCTGCTGGGCACCCCGGCGGCGCAACTGGTCGGCCCCGGCACCGGGCTGGACGACAAGGGCGTGCAGCACAAGGCCGAGGTGATCGAGCGCGCCCTGGCCCTGCACAGCCCCCATTGCCATGGCCCGCTGGAAAGCCTGCGCCGCCTCGGCGGCTTCGAGGTCGCCGCCCTGGCCGGCGCCTACCTCGGCTGCGCCCAGCGCGGCATCCCGGTGCTGGTGGATGGCTTCATCTGCAGCGTGGCCGCCCTGTGCGCGGTGCGCATGAACCCGGCCTGCCGCGACTGGCTGCTGTTCTCCCACCGTTCCGCCGAGCCGGGCCACCAGGCCGTGCTGGCGGAGCTGCAGGCGCAAACCCTGCTCGACCTCGGCCTGCGCCTGGGCGAGGGCAGCGGTGCCGCCATCGCCTTGCCGCTGCTGCGCCTGGCCTGCGACCTGCACAACGGCATGGCCACCTTCGCCGAAGCCGCGGTTTCGGACCGTCCGGCATGA
- a CDS encoding Wzz/FepE/Etk N-terminal domain-containing protein, producing the protein MNAPLIQPYRTSNDIEFFVLLKGIWKQRRLVLAITVVSLVLAAVYAFVAIPQYKVQSILRPASLKDLDQLNESGFYSITPEASLERVVNALGSYSLRLDYLSSHLELVKDMRKADEPLNQLLDRLNREAFSMIASEVKAAGEPRSYQGISFIYPEGVDGVAITNGLVMAAIDHERKKLQEDMDVLVNNRLSMLQARFSAEKARYDADKASRIAELLESDQLDKALFQDELRALRQQLLTGRQSRIKQLDEAILIAEKLGISKPTTPSAMAESRVGGQGNFVRTEVNNQQNPLYFMGVEALSAERTTLLSRTSDDFVEPKIAKIQTKLSRLENNRQVETLRARKNEDIFFKDIVELSGERAKLESLKAEFALLDFSKLRLVHVDQVASSPEEPVKPQKFLILLCGLVLGLVVGGFIATIRVLVRHAMEPVRQEVSV; encoded by the coding sequence ATGAATGCCCCGCTAATACAGCCGTATAGAACCTCTAACGACATAGAGTTCTTCGTTCTATTGAAGGGTATCTGGAAACAGCGTCGCTTGGTTCTTGCAATTACTGTTGTATCGCTCGTTCTTGCAGCAGTCTATGCGTTTGTGGCAATTCCTCAATATAAGGTTCAGAGCATACTTAGGCCGGCGTCTCTCAAGGATCTGGACCAGCTCAATGAGTCAGGTTTCTACTCGATAACGCCTGAGGCTTCATTGGAGCGGGTAGTGAATGCGTTGGGCTCATACAGCCTGCGTTTGGATTATCTGAGCTCTCATTTGGAGCTTGTCAAGGACATGCGTAAGGCGGATGAGCCTTTGAACCAATTGCTCGATCGTCTTAATCGTGAGGCGTTCTCAATGATTGCCTCTGAGGTTAAAGCGGCAGGAGAGCCTCGTTCATATCAAGGGATCAGTTTTATCTATCCAGAGGGTGTGGATGGTGTTGCCATTACCAATGGGTTGGTTATGGCCGCCATTGATCATGAGCGGAAAAAATTGCAGGAAGACATGGATGTTCTTGTGAATAATCGGCTCTCGATGTTACAGGCGCGATTCAGTGCTGAGAAAGCGCGTTATGACGCTGATAAGGCCTCTCGTATTGCAGAGTTATTGGAAAGTGACCAGTTGGACAAGGCTTTGTTTCAGGACGAGCTCAGAGCACTGCGGCAGCAGTTGCTAACTGGTCGGCAGAGTCGTATCAAACAGCTGGATGAAGCGATCCTGATTGCAGAAAAATTGGGGATTTCCAAGCCTACAACGCCCTCGGCAATGGCGGAAAGTAGGGTGGGAGGGCAGGGTAATTTCGTTCGGACCGAAGTTAATAACCAGCAAAATCCTTTATATTTCATGGGCGTTGAGGCGCTGTCGGCCGAACGCACGACGCTTCTGTCTCGTACTTCTGATGATTTCGTCGAGCCAAAAATTGCGAAAATCCAAACAAAGTTGAGCCGTTTGGAAAATAATCGTCAGGTTGAGACGCTTAGGGCGCGTAAAAATGAGGATATTTTCTTCAAGGATATCGTGGAGCTCAGTGGCGAGCGTGCGAAGTTGGAATCTTTGAAAGCCGAGTTCGCACTTCTCGATTTCTCTAAGTTACGCTTGGTCCATGTAGATCAAGTGGCTTCGAGCCCTGAGGAACCTGTGAAACCCCAGAAGTTCTTGATTCTTCTGTGTGGTTTAGTCCTAGGTCTCGTAGTGGGGGGATTCATCGCCACTATTCGTGTCTTGGTCCGACATGCCATGGAGCCTGTCCGACAAGAGGTCTCCGTGTAG
- a CDS encoding MFS transporter: MTSVWRTSGWILLGASLILALSLGIRHGFGLFLAPMSAEFGWGREVFAFAIALQNLIWGLAQPVTGAIADRFGAMKTVVIGGVLYAVGLVLMGYSHSPMGLSLSAGLLIGIGLSGTSFSVILGVVGRAVPPEKRSMAMGIAAAAGSFGQFAMLPGTLGLIGWLGWSSALLALGLLVALIVPLAGMIKDQPLPVAAHEQTLGEALREACSHSGFWLLALGFFVCGFQVVFIGVHLPAYLVDQHLPAQVGTTVLALVGLFNVFGTYIAGWLGGRLSKPRLLTVLYLLRAVVIVAFVYSPLSTWSAYAFGIAMGLLWLSTVPLTNGTVATLFGVRNLSMLGGIVFLFHQFGAFLGGWLGGYLYDHTGSYDMVWQISILLSLMAAALNWPVRERPVARLQALA, encoded by the coding sequence ATGACTTCCGTATGGCGCACGAGTGGCTGGATTCTCCTGGGGGCGTCGCTGATCCTGGCCCTGTCCTTGGGGATCCGCCACGGCTTCGGCCTGTTCCTGGCGCCCATGAGTGCCGAGTTCGGCTGGGGGCGCGAGGTGTTCGCTTTCGCCATCGCCCTGCAGAACCTGATCTGGGGCCTGGCGCAGCCGGTGACCGGGGCCATCGCCGACCGCTTCGGGGCGATGAAGACGGTGGTGATCGGCGGGGTGCTCTACGCCGTCGGCCTGGTGCTGATGGGGTATTCCCATTCGCCCATGGGGCTCTCGCTGAGCGCGGGGCTGCTGATCGGCATCGGCCTGTCGGGCACTTCGTTCTCGGTGATTCTCGGCGTGGTCGGCCGCGCAGTGCCGCCGGAGAAGCGCAGCATGGCCATGGGCATCGCCGCCGCTGCCGGCTCCTTCGGCCAGTTCGCCATGCTGCCGGGCACCCTCGGGCTGATCGGCTGGCTGGGCTGGTCGTCGGCGTTGCTGGCACTGGGGCTGCTGGTGGCGCTGATCGTGCCCCTGGCGGGAATGATCAAGGACCAGCCGCTGCCGGTGGCCGCCCATGAGCAGACCCTGGGCGAGGCACTGCGCGAGGCGTGCAGCCATTCCGGCTTCTGGCTGCTGGCGCTGGGCTTCTTCGTCTGCGGCTTCCAGGTGGTGTTCATCGGCGTGCACCTGCCGGCCTACCTGGTGGACCAGCACCTGCCGGCCCAGGTGGGTACCACGGTGCTGGCGCTGGTGGGGCTGTTCAACGTGTTCGGCACCTATATAGCCGGCTGGCTCGGCGGGCGCCTGTCCAAGCCGCGCCTGCTCACGGTGCTCTACCTGCTGCGCGCGGTGGTGATCGTCGCCTTCGTCTACTCGCCGCTGAGCACCTGGAGCGCCTACGCCTTCGGCATCGCCATGGGGCTGCTGTGGCTCTCCACCGTGCCCCTGACCAACGGCACCGTGGCCACCCTGTTCGGCGTGCGCAACCTGTCGATGCTCGGTGGTATCGTCTTCCTCTTCCACCAGTTCGGCGCCTTCCTCGGCGGCTGGCTGGGCGGCTACCTCTACGACCACACGGGCAGCTACGACATGGTCTGGCAGATTTCCATCCTCCTCAGCCTGATGGCGGCGGCGCTGAACTGGCCGGTGCGCGAGCGGCCGGTGGCGCGCCTGCAGGCACTGGCATGA
- a CDS encoding glutathione peroxidase — protein sequence MKRLFLLPLLVSVAGPALATECVPLLQHSMQQLRSKETIDLCQRFAGKPLVVVNTASHCGFTPQFKGLEALYQRYKDQGLEVLGVPSDDFKQEADDNAETAKVCYVNYGVTFAMTQPQHVTGDEATPLYRDLIAQSGQSPRWNFYKYVVDRQGKVIAHFSSLTKPDDEDLVKAVEQALASTP from the coding sequence ATGAAACGCCTCTTCCTTCTCCCCCTGCTGGTCTCTGTCGCCGGGCCCGCCCTGGCCACCGAGTGCGTGCCGTTGCTGCAGCACTCGATGCAGCAGCTGCGTTCCAAAGAAACCATCGACCTCTGCCAGCGCTTCGCCGGCAAGCCGCTGGTGGTGGTCAACACCGCCAGCCACTGTGGCTTCACCCCGCAGTTCAAGGGCCTGGAGGCGCTCTACCAGCGCTACAAGGACCAGGGGCTGGAAGTGCTGGGCGTGCCCTCCGACGACTTCAAGCAGGAAGCCGACGACAACGCCGAGACCGCCAAGGTCTGCTACGTGAACTACGGCGTGACCTTCGCCATGACCCAGCCGCAGCACGTCACCGGGGACGAGGCGACGCCGCTCTACCGCGACCTCATCGCCCAGTCCGGGCAGAGCCCGCGCTGGAACTTCTACAAGTACGTGGTGGATCGCCAGGGCAAGGTGATTGCGCACTTCTCCAGCCTCACCAAACCCGATGACGAGGATCTGGTGAAGGCAGTGGAGCAGGCTTTGGCCAGTACCCCCTGA
- the cobU gene encoding bifunctional adenosylcobinamide kinase/adenosylcobinamide-phosphate guanylyltransferase, which translates to MAELILGGARSGKSRLAERLATESGLAVTYIATSQPLDGEMSQRVASHRARRPDHWGLVEEAVELARVLREHAAPGTCLLVDCLTLWLTNLLMLEDEARLVAERDALLACIGELPGRVLLVSNETGLGVVPLGELTRRYVDEAGWLHQALAERCTRVTFTVAGLPMLLKGEPL; encoded by the coding sequence ATGGCTGAACTCATCCTCGGCGGCGCCCGCTCGGGCAAGAGCCGCCTGGCCGAACGCCTCGCCACTGAATCCGGCCTGGCCGTCACCTACATCGCCACCAGCCAGCCCCTGGACGGCGAAATGAGCCAGCGCGTGGCCAGCCACCGCGCCCGCCGCCCCGACCACTGGGGCCTGGTGGAAGAGGCCGTCGAACTGGCCCGGGTGCTGCGCGAGCATGCCGCCCCCGGCACCTGCCTGCTGGTGGATTGCCTGACCCTGTGGCTGACCAACCTGCTGATGCTGGAGGACGAGGCGCGCCTCGTCGCCGAGCGTGACGCCCTGCTGGCCTGCATCGGCGAGCTGCCGGGGCGGGTGCTGCTGGTGAGTAATGAAACCGGCCTCGGGGTGGTGCCCCTGGGCGAACTGACCCGCCGCTATGTCGATGAAGCCGGTTGGCTGCACCAGGCCCTGGCCGAGCGCTGCACCCGCGTGACCTTCACCGTCGCCGGCCTGCCCATGCTGTTGAAGGGAGAGCCCCTATGA
- the sph gene encoding sphingomyelin phosphodiesterase, producing the protein MTTTRIAWAMLALLATPALATPEPRSDAYNLLTHNAFFLTPLPFKFSWNNQERARLMTRAAYLEDRDLVIFNELFDNAASDILLNGLKDRYPHQTPVLGRSTSGWDESTGNPAAKLEDGGVAIVSRWPIVRRVQYLYRDACGADGLANKGFVYVKVLRGERPFHVIATHTQAADAACPDGGQVVRESQFREMRAFIDRQNIPANEVLFVGGDLNVVRGSTEYPRVLAQLDLRAPDSYAGAPATWDTRRNGVTGYQSPYKDNGPGKAPTNPPEYLDYILVSNRHGQVSYWHNQALDMPSPRWSASDGVNTWHYQDYSDHYPVAAFTYADPQRTPQQAFKPTDNRYARVVLRSVDNGNALRTGEKATNWVTVTGNGRDDASTFSLNDWDHFASFCVRNGDYVTLESRAYPGYFLTWYEHGAGKYGYYPAAGKPSRHLRVQIDNDQGQCLKDGDQVAFIDYSGQRPLPGRDYYLKIWPDGAWKDHLFLWGEAYDASRFRVEVAPTAVYENWYDRLRF; encoded by the coding sequence ATGACCACCACCCGAATCGCCTGGGCGATGCTCGCCCTGCTCGCCACCCCGGCCCTTGCCACACCCGAACCCCGGTCCGATGCCTACAACCTGCTGACCCACAACGCCTTCTTCCTCACGCCCCTGCCATTCAAGTTCAGCTGGAACAACCAGGAGCGCGCGCGCCTGATGACCCGCGCCGCGTACCTGGAGGATCGCGACCTGGTGATCTTCAACGAACTGTTCGACAACGCCGCCTCCGACATCCTGCTGAACGGCCTGAAGGACCGTTACCCGCACCAGACCCCGGTATTGGGCCGCTCCACCAGCGGCTGGGACGAGAGCACCGGCAACCCCGCCGCCAAGCTCGAGGACGGCGGCGTCGCCATCGTCAGCCGCTGGCCCATCGTGCGCCGGGTCCAGTACCTCTACCGCGACGCCTGTGGCGCCGACGGGCTGGCCAACAAGGGCTTCGTCTACGTCAAGGTGCTGCGCGGCGAGCGCCCCTTCCACGTCATCGCCACCCACACCCAGGCCGCCGACGCCGCCTGCCCCGATGGCGGGCAAGTGGTGCGGGAAAGCCAGTTCCGGGAAATGCGCGCCTTCATCGACCGGCAGAACATCCCAGCGAACGAAGTGCTCTTCGTCGGTGGCGACCTCAACGTCGTACGCGGCAGCACCGAGTACCCGCGCGTGCTGGCCCAGCTGGACCTGCGCGCGCCCGACAGCTACGCCGGCGCCCCCGCCACCTGGGACACCCGGCGCAACGGCGTGACCGGCTACCAGTCCCCCTACAAGGACAACGGCCCCGGCAAGGCGCCGACCAACCCACCGGAATACCTCGACTACATCCTGGTTTCCAACCGCCACGGCCAGGTGTCCTACTGGCACAACCAGGCGCTGGACATGCCCTCCCCGCGCTGGAGCGCCAGCGACGGCGTCAACACCTGGCACTACCAGGACTACTCCGACCACTACCCGGTCGCCGCCTTCACCTACGCCGACCCGCAGCGCACGCCGCAGCAGGCCTTCAAGCCCACCGACAACCGCTACGCCCGCGTGGTGCTGCGCAGTGTCGACAACGGCAACGCCCTGCGCACCGGGGAGAAGGCCACCAACTGGGTCACCGTCACCGGCAACGGCCGCGACGACGCCAGCACCTTCAGCCTCAACGACTGGGACCACTTCGCCAGCTTCTGCGTGCGCAATGGCGACTATGTGACCCTGGAATCCCGCGCCTACCCGGGCTACTTCCTCACCTGGTACGAACACGGCGCCGGCAAGTACGGCTACTACCCGGCGGCCGGGAAGCCCTCGCGGCACCTGCGCGTGCAGATCGACAACGACCAGGGGCAATGCCTGAAGGACGGCGACCAGGTGGCGTTCATCGACTACAGCGGCCAGCGCCCGCTGCCCGGCCGCGACTACTACCTGAAGATCTGGCCCGACGGCGCCTGGAAGGACCACCTGTTCCTCTGGGGCGAGGCCTACGACGCCAGCCGCTTCCGCGTGGAAGTGGCGCCGACTGCGGTCTACGAGAACTGGTACGACAGGCTGCGTTTCTGA
- a CDS encoding MarR family winged helix-turn-helix transcriptional regulator, whose translation MMTTQCLCTRLRRASRNLTRIYDDALEHVGINVAQYSLLKNLQRLDQPSITDLAEALGLDRSTLGRNLRVLEGRGLVRMGEGVDQRNRLVALTASGKACVEQALQAWESVQERMVERMGDERRDALMSLLGELETLD comes from the coding sequence ATGATGACGACCCAATGCCTGTGCACGCGGCTGCGCCGCGCCAGCCGCAACCTGACCCGCATCTACGACGACGCCCTGGAGCATGTCGGGATCAACGTCGCCCAGTACTCGCTACTGAAGAACCTGCAGCGCCTCGACCAGCCGAGCATCACCGACCTGGCCGAGGCCCTGGGGCTGGACCGCAGCACCTTGGGCCGCAACCTGCGGGTGCTGGAGGGCCGGGGCCTGGTGCGGATGGGCGAGGGCGTGGACCAGCGCAACCGCCTGGTGGCCCTGACCGCGAGCGGCAAGGCCTGTGTCGAACAGGCGCTGCAGGCCTGGGAAAGCGTGCAGGAGCGGATGGTCGAGCGCATGGGTGACGAGCGGCGCGATGCGCTGATGTCGCTGCTGGGCGAACTGGAAACCCTGGACTGA
- a CDS encoding adenosylcobinamide-GDP ribazoletransferase → MIPLLIALQFLTRLPVRLPGMPEPVQVGRSLLFYPLVGLLLGLALLALEWLLGDTSVLLKAVLLLAAWVALSGGLHLDGLADTADAWVGGYGDRERTLTIMKDPRSGPIAVVVLVLVLLLKFSALVALLEQGPIAALLLAPWLARGLLPLLFMTTPYVRAGGLGQALAEHLPRRELPWVLGAHVLLGLVFGWVALVSLAAALAVFAWWRRGLLRRLGGTTGDTAGALVELAEVAVLVALALLG, encoded by the coding sequence ATGATCCCGCTGCTGATCGCCCTGCAATTCCTCACCCGCCTGCCGGTGCGCCTGCCGGGCATGCCCGAGCCGGTACAGGTGGGGCGCTCGCTGCTGTTCTACCCGCTGGTGGGGTTGCTGCTCGGCCTGGCGCTGCTGGCGCTGGAGTGGCTGCTGGGCGATACCTCGGTGCTGCTCAAGGCTGTGCTGCTGCTCGCCGCCTGGGTGGCGCTGAGCGGTGGCCTGCACCTGGATGGCCTAGCCGATACGGCGGACGCCTGGGTGGGCGGCTACGGCGACCGCGAGCGCACCCTGACCATCATGAAGGACCCGCGCAGCGGCCCCATCGCCGTGGTCGTATTGGTGCTGGTGCTGCTGCTGAAGTTTTCTGCCCTGGTCGCCCTGCTGGAGCAGGGCCCCATCGCCGCGCTGTTGCTGGCGCCCTGGCTGGCGCGGGGGCTGCTGCCGCTGCTGTTCATGACCACGCCTTACGTTCGTGCAGGTGGGCTGGGGCAGGCTCTGGCGGAGCACCTGCCACGCCGGGAGCTGCCCTGGGTGCTGGGCGCCCATGTGTTGCTCGGGTTGGTGTTCGGCTGGGTGGCGCTGGTGTCCCTGGCGGCCGCCCTGGCCGTATTCGCCTGGTGGCGGCGCGGCTTGCTGCGGCGGCTGGGCGGCACCACCGGCGACACGGCCGGGGCGCTGGTGGAGCTGGCCGAGGTGGCCGTGCTGGTGGCGTTGGCGCTGCTGGGGTGA